The following are encoded together in the Candidatus Binataceae bacterium genome:
- a CDS encoding DUF4922 domain-containing protein, with amino-acid sequence MVNQIEKLFERQARTWPLLAEALKGLARAETRRLRIGRFDVFVRHIPHRVGSTTAPVDPVSVAKRRCFLCDENLPPEEEGVRFDENFTIYCNPFPIVDRHLTISHAEHRAQRIADSLGAMLDLAAALAGYFVIYNGPECGASAPDHMHFQAGARTLFPIEKDTAGMRGPTVPHYVRNVLLLRGSERSALIDRMNHAIELLAQATGRRTEPLLNLAVFREGGEWVAYLFPRRKHRPQVFYTGELTVSPASIDLCGIFVVPLADDFRRITGDAIASVFREITLPDPEFREVAARLEGER; translated from the coding sequence ATGGTCAATCAGATAGAGAAGCTGTTTGAGCGCCAGGCGCGGACCTGGCCGCTGCTCGCAGAGGCCCTGAAGGGTCTCGCGCGCGCCGAGACGCGACGGCTTCGGATCGGCCGGTTCGACGTCTTCGTCCGCCACATTCCCCATCGCGTGGGCAGCACTACCGCGCCGGTCGATCCGGTGTCGGTGGCAAAGCGCCGCTGTTTCCTGTGCGATGAGAACCTTCCTCCGGAGGAAGAGGGTGTGCGATTCGACGAGAACTTCACGATCTACTGCAATCCGTTTCCGATCGTGGATCGTCATTTGACGATCTCGCACGCGGAGCATCGCGCGCAGCGTATCGCGGACAGTCTCGGGGCTATGCTGGACCTTGCCGCCGCCCTCGCCGGCTATTTCGTCATCTACAACGGGCCCGAATGCGGAGCTTCCGCGCCGGACCATATGCACTTCCAGGCGGGCGCGCGGACACTGTTTCCAATCGAGAAGGATACCGCCGGCATGCGCGGCCCGACCGTGCCGCATTACGTGAGGAATGTACTTCTGCTTCGCGGTTCAGAGCGCTCCGCGCTGATCGATCGGATGAATCATGCCATCGAACTACTTGCACAAGCGACCGGCAGACGGACCGAACCGCTCCTCAACCTGGCGGTCTTTCGTGAAGGCGGAGAATGGGTTGCGTATCTGTTTCCGCGACGGAAACATCGGCCGCAAGTTTTCTATACAGGCGAACTGACGGTGAGCCCCGCGTCGATCGATTTGTGCGGAATATTCGTAGTCCCGCTGGCGGACGATTTCAGGCGAATCACCGGCGATGCCATCGCTTCGGTTTTCCGCGAAATAACCTTGCCCGACCCCGAATTTCGGGAAGTTGCGGCGCGGCTGGAGGGCGAGCGATGA
- a CDS encoding DOMON-like domain-containing protein produces MTFRLDGDLARIRLPSPVAPRIGMELWRRTCFEAFVAAAGESAYHEFNFAPSCEWAAYAYRNYRDRSSISNATSQPYITIRSAPGSFELDAVVRLDFLRLTHPHAFLRVGLSAVIETTDGISYWALRHWGERPDFHDPRGFALLLEPPAPE; encoded by the coding sequence ATGACGTTTCGTCTGGACGGCGATCTCGCTCGCATTCGGCTGCCCTCACCGGTCGCGCCGCGGATCGGCATGGAGCTGTGGCGGCGCACCTGTTTCGAAGCCTTCGTCGCGGCCGCCGGAGAATCGGCTTATCACGAGTTCAACTTTGCGCCGTCTTGCGAGTGGGCCGCCTACGCCTACCGCAACTATCGCGACCGATCTTCGATATCGAACGCTACATCCCAACCGTACATTACCATCCGCTCCGCTCCAGGCAGCTTTGAGCTCGACGCGGTCGTTCGCCTCGATTTCCTCCGGCTCACACACCCGCACGCCTTCCTTCGGGTCGGCCTCTCGGCAGTGATCGAAACCACCGATGGCATCTCCTACTGGGCGCTTCGCCACTGGGGCGAACGGCCGGATTTCCATGACCCTCGCGGGTTCGCGTTGCTGCTTGAGCCGCCGGCTCCCGAATGA
- a CDS encoding efflux RND transporter periplasmic adaptor subunit, producing MKRWLALLMMLLAACDHSAAPGVRPSDAASAPRAVEVVVAVSRRISVTEELPAELVPWEVVAIYPKVRGFVAEIPVDRGSIVHRGQLLVKLSAPELIAQTAEAEAALRSDRSTYGRLLDASNTKGAVSENEIEISQQIVAGDRERVRSLKSLADYLVITAPFDGIITERNVHPGALVGPPAEPLASAVPMLRIEQIAHLRLTVPVPEADAGAVSARAKVTFHVRAYPGREFSGTISRVSHWVDPSTRTMAVEADVYNNDHLLDPGMFAQVLWPIRRQTASVLVPASAVVETADGVFVEVVEAGRVKRISVQRGKASGEWVEVFGSLNAGDRVIMHGSEELVDGAHVICRERNATKNPG from the coding sequence ATGAAGCGTTGGCTTGCACTGTTGATGATGCTTCTCGCCGCTTGCGACCATTCCGCCGCTCCGGGCGTTCGTCCGTCCGACGCAGCAAGTGCTCCACGAGCGGTGGAGGTCGTGGTCGCGGTTTCGCGGAGAATCTCCGTGACCGAAGAGCTTCCCGCCGAGCTCGTTCCCTGGGAGGTCGTCGCGATCTATCCAAAGGTGCGCGGCTTTGTTGCAGAAATCCCGGTCGATCGCGGCTCGATCGTTCATCGGGGACAGCTGCTCGTAAAGCTCTCCGCACCCGAGTTGATTGCTCAAACGGCAGAGGCAGAGGCGGCTCTGCGCAGCGACCGATCGACCTACGGACGGCTGCTCGACGCCTCCAATACCAAAGGGGCCGTATCCGAAAATGAAATCGAAATATCGCAACAGATTGTGGCGGGGGACCGGGAGCGGGTCCGTTCCTTGAAGTCGCTGGCGGACTATTTGGTAATCACGGCACCTTTCGATGGTATTATCACCGAACGCAACGTACATCCCGGCGCGCTGGTGGGCCCGCCGGCAGAGCCGCTCGCCAGCGCTGTTCCGATGCTGCGCATTGAGCAGATCGCGCATCTTCGGCTGACGGTCCCAGTGCCCGAAGCGGACGCCGGCGCGGTTAGCGCGCGCGCCAAGGTGACATTCCATGTCAGGGCGTATCCGGGTCGCGAATTCTCGGGGACCATCAGCAGGGTGTCACACTGGGTTGACCCGAGCACGCGCACGATGGCTGTGGAGGCTGATGTCTATAACAACGATCACCTGCTCGATCCTGGAATGTTCGCGCAAGTCCTGTGGCCGATTCGGCGCCAAACGGCATCGGTGCTGGTTCCTGCTTCGGCCGTGGTCGAAACCGCCGACGGCGTTTTCGTGGAAGTCGTTGAAGCGGGGCGGGTGAAGAGAATTTCTGTCCAACGCGGTAAAGCCAGCGGCGAGTGGGTCGAAGTGTTCGGGTCTCTCAATGCCGGCGACCGGGTGATCATGCACGGGTCAGAGGAGCTCGTCGACGGCGCACACGTGATTTGTCGCGAGAGAAACGCGACGAAAAATCCCGGATGA
- a CDS encoding glycosyltransferase family 2 protein produces MTIVYPKDYTSATIQQLLDHADSDVLFIGDPRVTVDPAPRMFDRAIQVLRETGAGWVYADAFGHPHIDYQKGSIRDTFDFGPLVAISVEAARHAGLDGCWKWGGLYDLRLRISETSPVVHIPEPLYATSLADTSAAAQKQFDYVDPRNRDYQIEMERIATAHLKRIGAWLPPAFQAVPAARESFPVTASVVIPVRNRERTIRDAINSVLSQRTDFEFNVIVVDNHSTDRTTEILRSLRDSRLKHIIPKRRGLGIGGCWNEAIYSEHCGKYAIQLDSDDLYATDGALSRIVAELEAGPYAMVVGSYTVVDFSLKELPPGLVDHREWTRENGRNNALRINGLGAPRAFDTSIVRRIGFPDVSYGEDYAVALRICRDYEVGRVYESLYLCRRWEGNSDSALPREIANRYDLYKDWLRSIEIQARTREWSIR; encoded by the coding sequence GTGACAATCGTCTACCCCAAGGACTACACATCCGCGACCATCCAACAGCTCCTCGACCACGCCGATTCCGACGTCCTCTTCATCGGCGACCCGCGCGTGACTGTTGACCCGGCCCCGCGCATGTTCGATCGCGCGATACAGGTGCTGCGCGAGACCGGGGCCGGCTGGGTCTACGCCGACGCGTTCGGCCATCCGCACATCGACTATCAAAAGGGAAGCATCCGCGACACTTTCGACTTCGGTCCGTTAGTCGCCATTTCAGTTGAGGCGGCCCGGCATGCCGGGCTCGACGGCTGCTGGAAATGGGGAGGACTCTACGACCTGCGCCTGAGGATCTCGGAAACGTCCCCTGTCGTGCACATACCCGAGCCGTTGTACGCGACGTCGCTCGCGGATACATCCGCCGCGGCTCAGAAGCAATTCGACTATGTGGATCCGCGCAATCGCGACTACCAGATCGAAATGGAGCGGATTGCGACCGCACATCTAAAGCGGATCGGCGCATGGCTACCGCCCGCTTTTCAGGCGGTTCCCGCCGCGCGCGAAAGCTTTCCGGTGACAGCCAGTGTCGTCATACCGGTCCGCAATCGCGAGCGTACCATTCGAGATGCCATCAACAGTGTGCTCAGCCAGCGGACCGATTTCGAATTCAACGTGATAGTTGTCGATAATCACTCGACCGATCGAACGACCGAGATCCTGCGCAGCCTCCGCGACTCGCGGCTCAAGCACATCATTCCGAAGCGGCGCGGCCTTGGTATCGGCGGATGCTGGAACGAGGCAATCTATTCAGAGCACTGCGGCAAATACGCCATCCAGCTCGATTCCGACGACCTGTACGCGACCGATGGCGCGCTCAGCCGGATCGTCGCAGAACTGGAAGCAGGCCCCTACGCGATGGTAGTGGGCTCCTACACGGTGGTCGATTTTTCACTCAAAGAGCTGCCGCCCGGCCTGGTGGATCACCGCGAATGGACCCGCGAAAACGGCAGAAACAATGCATTGCGTATAAACGGCCTCGGCGCGCCGCGCGCATTTGATACCTCGATTGTGCGCCGCATCGGCTTCCCCGACGTCAGCTATGGAGAGGACTACGCGGTAGCGCTACGCATCTGCCGCGATTACGAGGTCGGCCGCGTTTATGAGTCCCTTTATCTCTGCCGCCGCTGGGAAGGCAATAGCGACAGCGCGCTCCCGCGGGAGATCGCGAATCGATACGATCTCTACAAGGACTGGCTGCGCAGCATCGAAATTCAAGCCCGCACGCGGGAATGGTCAATCAGATAG
- a CDS encoding SpoIID/LytB domain-containing protein translates to MRVSVGLVEKRPAVEVELLGTFTDHSARTYGPGRHRFTSQVTLTPSDPSACAFMLDDVTIGIGFHWERKERQAFRGALRLVKREGGLTVINDVDLEEYVTSVISSEMSASCPLELLKAHAVISRSWLWFPKSSPQRVHEPHTSSSDSHEIVRWSGREAHADFDVCADDHCQRYQGITKAFSAAAADAARATARQFLRYDGAICDARFSKCCGGITERYATAWEEKDIPYLESVRDGPAPPYDCDPQKWIRSSPPAYCNTSDSELLARVLPGFDQETRDFYRWHVTYTPEQLGDLVAAKLGVNLGPIRDIEALARGPSGRIYRLKLVGERDYVIIGKELEIRRALSRTHLYSSAFVVDKQAGGFLLSGAGWGHGVGLCQLGAAVMANQGRSYTEILRHYYRGTTVSV, encoded by the coding sequence ATGAGGGTTTCTGTCGGGCTGGTCGAAAAGCGGCCGGCCGTCGAAGTGGAATTGCTCGGCACTTTCACCGATCATTCCGCCAGGACGTACGGACCGGGACGCCATCGGTTCACTTCTCAGGTCACTCTCACACCGTCCGATCCGTCAGCCTGCGCCTTCATGCTTGATGACGTCACGATCGGAATCGGATTTCATTGGGAACGCAAGGAGCGGCAAGCATTTCGGGGGGCTCTGCGCCTGGTCAAGCGAGAGGGCGGCCTGACGGTAATCAACGATGTGGATCTGGAGGAGTATGTAACGAGCGTGATCTCCTCCGAGATGAGCGCGTCCTGCCCGCTCGAACTGCTTAAGGCGCATGCGGTGATTTCACGCAGCTGGCTATGGTTTCCAAAGTCAAGCCCGCAGCGCGTTCACGAACCGCACACTTCCTCTTCCGATTCACATGAAATCGTTCGCTGGTCCGGCCGCGAGGCGCATGCCGACTTTGACGTCTGCGCCGACGATCACTGCCAACGCTACCAGGGTATCACGAAGGCGTTCTCCGCCGCCGCGGCCGACGCGGCCCGCGCGACCGCCCGCCAGTTTCTTCGTTATGATGGCGCTATCTGCGATGCGCGATTTTCCAAATGCTGTGGCGGAATCACCGAGCGCTATGCGACCGCCTGGGAAGAGAAAGATATTCCCTATCTCGAATCAGTTCGTGATGGCCCGGCGCCACCGTACGATTGCGATCCCCAAAAATGGATACGCTCCAGCCCGCCCGCTTACTGTAATACCAGCGATTCGGAACTGCTGGCGCGTGTGTTGCCCGGATTCGATCAGGAAACCCGCGACTTCTATCGCTGGCACGTCACGTACACGCCCGAGCAACTCGGCGATCTGGTCGCGGCGAAGCTTGGGGTTAACCTCGGCCCCATTCGCGATATAGAGGCGCTCGCGCGCGGGCCGTCAGGCCGAATATATCGGCTGAAGCTCGTCGGCGAGCGCGATTACGTAATCATCGGCAAGGAGCTGGAGATTCGCAGGGCTTTATCGCGCACCCATCTTTACAGCTCCGCCTTCGTCGTTGACAAACAGGCGGGCGGCTTCTTGCTGAGCGGCGCCGGCTGGGGCCATGGCGTCGGCCTGTGCCAGCTCGGCGCCGCCGTGATGGCCAACCAGGGCAGGAGCTACACTGAAATCCTGCGGCACTACTACCGCGGGACCACTGTCAGCGTCTGA
- a CDS encoding NAD(P)-dependent oxidoreductase, which produces MHGNDEERHMQIGFIGLGTMGARMAANLQKAGYRLMVNDLRRDAAGTVLEAGARWADTPRRVAEACNVVFTSLPLPADVEAVALGTDGILAGAVRGSAYFDLSTNSPGLVQRIHAAFAARGAHMLDAPVSGGPSGAATGRLAIWVGGEQSIFDHHRSVLDAIGDRARYVGPIGSATVAKLVHNCAGYMLNRALSEVFTMGVKAGVEPLTLWEAVRQGALGRTRTFDSLRRHFLPANYDPPDFALRLAHKDVSLATALGRELNVPMPMANLAWDELTEALNRGWGERDSRAAMLLQQERAGVRIAVDRERIIEVLKRDSDR; this is translated from the coding sequence ATGCACGGGAACGACGAAGAGCGCCACATGCAGATCGGTTTCATCGGGCTTGGCACGATGGGCGCCAGGATGGCTGCCAATCTCCAGAAGGCCGGCTACCGCCTGATGGTCAATGACCTGCGCCGCGACGCCGCCGGCACCGTTCTCGAGGCCGGCGCGCGATGGGCCGATACGCCGCGGCGGGTGGCCGAGGCCTGCAACGTCGTATTCACTTCGCTGCCGCTGCCGGCCGACGTTGAGGCGGTTGCGCTCGGCACGGACGGCATCCTGGCCGGCGCTGTGCGCGGCAGCGCCTACTTCGATCTGTCGACGAACTCTCCCGGCCTGGTGCAGCGGATCCATGCGGCGTTCGCCGCGCGCGGCGCGCACATGCTCGATGCGCCGGTAAGCGGCGGACCGAGCGGCGCCGCAACCGGGAGGCTAGCAATCTGGGTGGGCGGCGAACAGAGTATTTTCGACCATCATCGCTCAGTGCTCGACGCGATCGGAGACCGCGCGCGCTATGTCGGCCCAATCGGATCCGCCACCGTCGCCAAGCTGGTCCATAACTGCGCGGGCTACATGCTCAATCGCGCACTGTCGGAAGTTTTCACGATGGGCGTTAAGGCCGGCGTCGAGCCGCTGACGCTGTGGGAAGCCGTGCGGCAAGGCGCACTGGGCAGGACGCGCACGTTTGATTCACTGCGGCGGCATTTTCTGCCCGCGAACTACGACCCGCCGGACTTCGCGCTGCGCCTGGCACATAAGGACGTCTCGCTGGCCACCGCGCTCGGGCGCGAACTGAACGTGCCGATGCCGATGGCAAATCTGGCGTGGGACGAATTGACCGAGGCCCTCAATCGCGGATGGGGCGAGCGCGACTCGCGCGCCGCGATGCTGCTTCAGCAGGAACGCGCAGGGGTCAGGATCGCGGTGGATCGCGAGCGAATCATCGAGGTACTCAAGCGCGACAGCGACAGGTGA